One Dasania marina DSM 21967 DNA segment encodes these proteins:
- the mnhG gene encoding monovalent cation/H(+) antiporter subunit G: MTSIALYLSGGFLILGSVLVLISAIGMLRFPDLFTRIHASSVATTFGAICIIVGLIFYNGSDAVFFKLALILLFLLFTGPTSIYALARAAIEAGIKPKISTHNNTEPLHHSQNNKTKREDAP, encoded by the coding sequence ATGACATCTATAGCCCTTTACCTAAGCGGTGGCTTTCTTATTCTGGGCAGTGTTTTGGTGCTGATTTCAGCCATTGGTATGCTGCGTTTCCCTGATTTATTTACTCGCATACACGCCAGCAGTGTTGCCACCACTTTCGGTGCTATTTGTATTATTGTCGGTCTTATTTTTTACAACGGTAGCGATGCTGTTTTTTTTAAACTAGCATTGATACTGCTATTTCTATTGTTCACAGGGCCTACATCGATCTATGCACTAGCCCGCGCAGCTATAGAGGCTGGTATAAAGCCAAAAATATCTACGCATAACAATACTGAGCCCCTGCATCACTCCCAAAATAATAAAACCAAAAGGGAGGACGCCCCATAG